One window from the genome of Oncorhynchus gorbuscha isolate QuinsamMale2020 ecotype Even-year linkage group LG14, OgorEven_v1.0, whole genome shotgun sequence encodes:
- the LOC123994528 gene encoding transcription termination factor 1-like isoform X1 yields MPKKICTFPAMSLWSPRFHFPHVSNQIEKIGYATATMLGTPTSTKKGALENSMLFEMSRISPLLFEDTPELISSVAPDTVEGCKKNKKKKKKTKALSEQGSEELPIEHNQKDGHHLTVEKRGEEPKHKEQTVTVVEKERKKLKNGKREKQLNVVHSEMEVPDPEEQTGGKTKKKSKNLQTQQVGAEGVTADEKNMNSRKKKRKHNDIEPERVIDSVLSKAEVDVSAVTAPDAARKSKKKHKNRQTELEEGGESCLTVSRTAEDPEIIELHTETVKSGERMVTEAAENVKEKRKQNKKKHRESELNDCPDKADLPGIKEETERKLKSKRSKTDGGSTAVEGSGRKKKQRRESDKGMDSVHSAADVLDLAVQNDNRAHDAGTNGETEEGAHSVIVETGTQHNNPCLKEETLSVDDWQALKDLKEFIPNVESKSVDEIHKMIKYDLDRFKEFRRQGLSLRSGRFNAQENKRLRSNVYDFLSLTGIQSGSELFHPQRFKEEEENIKKLKRQHRFHERIGEGIPRPWHQVYIRGRKMFDGSNYKGRFTKEELHSLKKLQTLHGNKWAKISQLTGRSESSLEKRFAQISANRGAWTEEELKRLMEAVRKHLVGQAEPGSGPATVRKDHLYNNIPWADVCQAVETRHWSQCRLKWLTVLKNKMACGQPVFSGGTQSLQGKVDLIKALNAMQIEDAADIDWEEIAYTIGDVTPRYIQTHYYRLKVASVPMWQSMSFCEIIDFLNSRVLPGFEERLRVLINSGEMVSRNDPQELFLLSEIFDNEDSDYYSEVQNS; encoded by the exons ATGCCGAAGAAGATATGTACATTTCCGGCTATGTCGCTTTGGTCGCCAAGGTTCCACTTTCCACACGTGTCCAACCAG ATTGAGAAAATAGGATATGCTACAGCCACCATGCTAGGGACTCCAACATCCACCAAAAAAGGGGCACTTGAGAATTCCATGTTGTTTGAGATGTCTCGAATATCCCCTCTTCTATTTGAAGACACTCCTGAATTAATCTCATCAGTGGCACCTGATACAGTCGAGGgatgcaaaaaaaacaaaaagaagaagaaaaagactaAAGCACTATCTGAACAGGGATCAGAAGAACTGCCAATTGAGCATAATCAAAAGGATGGTCACCATTTGACAGTAGAGAAAAGGGGTGAAGAACCTAAACATAAAGAGCAAACAGTGAccgtggtggagaaggagaggaagaaactCAAAAATGGAAAGCGAGAGAAGCAGCTAAATGTTGTTCACAGTGAAATGGAGGTACCAGATCCCGAGGAACAAACTGGTGGGAAAACAAAGAAAAAGTCAAAGAATCTTCAAACACAACAGGTGGGAGCGGAGGGAGTGACTGCTGATGAGAAGAATATGAATAGccggaagaagaagagaaaacatAATGACATTGAGCCAGAACGGGTGATAGACAGTGTCCTCTCAAAGGCTGAGGTAGACGTTTCAGCTGTAACTGCACCAGATGCGGCCAGAAAGAGTAAGAAGAAGCACAAGAACAGACAAACAGAActtgaggagggaggggaaagctGTCTGACAGTTTCAAGAACAGCAGAGGATCCAGAAATCATAGAACTGCACACTGAAACGGTCAAGAGTGGTGAACGTATGGTAACTGAGGCAGCGGAGAACGTAAAAGAGAAGAGgaaacaaaataagaaaaaacacagagagagtgaaCTGAATGATTGTCCAGATAAAGCAGACCTTCCAGGTATAAAAGAAGAAACTGAAAGAAAATTAAAGTCAAAGAGGTCGAAAACAGATGGAGGGTCTACAGCTGTGGAGGGCAGCGGGAGAAAGAAAAAACAACGCAGAGAGTCAGACAAGGGAATGGACAGTGTCCACTCTGCAGCAGATGTTTTGGATTTAGCTGTTCAAAATGACAACAGGGCTCATGATGCTGGAACAAACGGTGAGACAGAGGAGGGCGCCCATTCAGTCATTGTTGAGACAGGGACCCAACACAACAACCCCTGCCTAAAGGAAGAAACTCTAAG TGTGGACGACTGGCAGGCTCTGAAGGATCTCAAAGAGTTCATTCCCAACGTTGAGTCAAAGTCGGTTGACGAGATCCATAAGATGATAAAGTATGATCTTGATCGATTCAAGGAATTCCGAAGACAAG GCCTTTCCCTGCGAAGTGGAAGATTCAATGCGCAGGAGAACAAACGACTCAGGAGTAATGTCTACGACTTCCTGTCTCTCACTGGGATTCAGAGTGGCTCCGAGCTCTTCCATCCACAGCGCTTCAAAGAGGAAGAAGAAAATATCAAGAAATTGAAGAGGCAGCACAGATTCCATGAAAGAATAG GTGAAGGAATACCCAGGCCTTGGCATCAAGTCTATATTCGTGGGAGGAAAATGTTTGATGGCAGCAACTACAAGGGCAG GTTCACCAAAGAAGAGCTTCACTCATTGAAAAAACTGCAGACGTTGCACGGCAACAAGTGGGCGAAGATCTCGCAGTTGACTGGCCGAAGCGAATCGTCCCTGGAGAAACGTTTCGCTCAAATAT CTGCAAACAGAGGTGCGTGGACTGAGGAAGAACTGAAAAGACTAATGGAAGCTGTGCGGAAGCACCTGGTGGGACAGGCAGAGCCTGGCAGTGGACCAGCCACCGTCAGGAAAGACCATCTGTACAACAACATCCCCTGGGCAGATGTGTGCCAGGCGGTTGAAACGCGCCACTGGTCTCAGTGTCGATTAAAATG GTTGACTGTTTTGAAGAACAAAATGGCATGTGGACAACCGGTATTCAGTGGCGGCACACAATCCTTACAGGGCAAAGTGGATTTGATCAAAGC GTTGAATGCAATGCAGATAGAAGATGCTGCAGATATCGACTGGGAAGAAATTGCTTACACAATTGG GGATGTCACGCCGCGCTACATTCAGACACACTACTACAGGTTAAAGGTAGCCAGCGTTCCGATGTGGCAGAGCATGTCCTTCTGTG AGATCATCGACTTCCTCAACAGTAGAGTTCTCCCCGGTTTTGAAGAGCGCCTCCGAGTTCTGATAAACTCAGGAGAGATGGTGTCCAGAAACGATCCTCAAgagctctttctcctctctgagATCTTTGATAATGAGGACAGCGACTACTACAGCGAGGTTCAGAACAGTTAA
- the LOC123994528 gene encoding transcription termination factor 1-like isoform X2: MIEKIGYATATMLGTPTSTKKGALENSMLFEMSRISPLLFEDTPELISSVAPDTVEGCKKNKKKKKKTKALSEQGSEELPIEHNQKDGHHLTVEKRGEEPKHKEQTVTVVEKERKKLKNGKREKQLNVVHSEMEVPDPEEQTGGKTKKKSKNLQTQQVGAEGVTADEKNMNSRKKKRKHNDIEPERVIDSVLSKAEVDVSAVTAPDAARKSKKKHKNRQTELEEGGESCLTVSRTAEDPEIIELHTETVKSGERMVTEAAENVKEKRKQNKKKHRESELNDCPDKADLPGIKEETERKLKSKRSKTDGGSTAVEGSGRKKKQRRESDKGMDSVHSAADVLDLAVQNDNRAHDAGTNGETEEGAHSVIVETGTQHNNPCLKEETLSVDDWQALKDLKEFIPNVESKSVDEIHKMIKYDLDRFKEFRRQGLSLRSGRFNAQENKRLRSNVYDFLSLTGIQSGSELFHPQRFKEEEENIKKLKRQHRFHERIGEGIPRPWHQVYIRGRKMFDGSNYKGRFTKEELHSLKKLQTLHGNKWAKISQLTGRSESSLEKRFAQISANRGAWTEEELKRLMEAVRKHLVGQAEPGSGPATVRKDHLYNNIPWADVCQAVETRHWSQCRLKWLTVLKNKMACGQPVFSGGTQSLQGKVDLIKALNAMQIEDAADIDWEEIAYTIGDVTPRYIQTHYYRLKVASVPMWQSMSFCEIIDFLNSRVLPGFEERLRVLINSGEMVSRNDPQELFLLSEIFDNEDSDYYSEVQNS, from the exons ATG ATTGAGAAAATAGGATATGCTACAGCCACCATGCTAGGGACTCCAACATCCACCAAAAAAGGGGCACTTGAGAATTCCATGTTGTTTGAGATGTCTCGAATATCCCCTCTTCTATTTGAAGACACTCCTGAATTAATCTCATCAGTGGCACCTGATACAGTCGAGGgatgcaaaaaaaacaaaaagaagaagaaaaagactaAAGCACTATCTGAACAGGGATCAGAAGAACTGCCAATTGAGCATAATCAAAAGGATGGTCACCATTTGACAGTAGAGAAAAGGGGTGAAGAACCTAAACATAAAGAGCAAACAGTGAccgtggtggagaaggagaggaagaaactCAAAAATGGAAAGCGAGAGAAGCAGCTAAATGTTGTTCACAGTGAAATGGAGGTACCAGATCCCGAGGAACAAACTGGTGGGAAAACAAAGAAAAAGTCAAAGAATCTTCAAACACAACAGGTGGGAGCGGAGGGAGTGACTGCTGATGAGAAGAATATGAATAGccggaagaagaagagaaaacatAATGACATTGAGCCAGAACGGGTGATAGACAGTGTCCTCTCAAAGGCTGAGGTAGACGTTTCAGCTGTAACTGCACCAGATGCGGCCAGAAAGAGTAAGAAGAAGCACAAGAACAGACAAACAGAActtgaggagggaggggaaagctGTCTGACAGTTTCAAGAACAGCAGAGGATCCAGAAATCATAGAACTGCACACTGAAACGGTCAAGAGTGGTGAACGTATGGTAACTGAGGCAGCGGAGAACGTAAAAGAGAAGAGgaaacaaaataagaaaaaacacagagagagtgaaCTGAATGATTGTCCAGATAAAGCAGACCTTCCAGGTATAAAAGAAGAAACTGAAAGAAAATTAAAGTCAAAGAGGTCGAAAACAGATGGAGGGTCTACAGCTGTGGAGGGCAGCGGGAGAAAGAAAAAACAACGCAGAGAGTCAGACAAGGGAATGGACAGTGTCCACTCTGCAGCAGATGTTTTGGATTTAGCTGTTCAAAATGACAACAGGGCTCATGATGCTGGAACAAACGGTGAGACAGAGGAGGGCGCCCATTCAGTCATTGTTGAGACAGGGACCCAACACAACAACCCCTGCCTAAAGGAAGAAACTCTAAG TGTGGACGACTGGCAGGCTCTGAAGGATCTCAAAGAGTTCATTCCCAACGTTGAGTCAAAGTCGGTTGACGAGATCCATAAGATGATAAAGTATGATCTTGATCGATTCAAGGAATTCCGAAGACAAG GCCTTTCCCTGCGAAGTGGAAGATTCAATGCGCAGGAGAACAAACGACTCAGGAGTAATGTCTACGACTTCCTGTCTCTCACTGGGATTCAGAGTGGCTCCGAGCTCTTCCATCCACAGCGCTTCAAAGAGGAAGAAGAAAATATCAAGAAATTGAAGAGGCAGCACAGATTCCATGAAAGAATAG GTGAAGGAATACCCAGGCCTTGGCATCAAGTCTATATTCGTGGGAGGAAAATGTTTGATGGCAGCAACTACAAGGGCAG GTTCACCAAAGAAGAGCTTCACTCATTGAAAAAACTGCAGACGTTGCACGGCAACAAGTGGGCGAAGATCTCGCAGTTGACTGGCCGAAGCGAATCGTCCCTGGAGAAACGTTTCGCTCAAATAT CTGCAAACAGAGGTGCGTGGACTGAGGAAGAACTGAAAAGACTAATGGAAGCTGTGCGGAAGCACCTGGTGGGACAGGCAGAGCCTGGCAGTGGACCAGCCACCGTCAGGAAAGACCATCTGTACAACAACATCCCCTGGGCAGATGTGTGCCAGGCGGTTGAAACGCGCCACTGGTCTCAGTGTCGATTAAAATG GTTGACTGTTTTGAAGAACAAAATGGCATGTGGACAACCGGTATTCAGTGGCGGCACACAATCCTTACAGGGCAAAGTGGATTTGATCAAAGC GTTGAATGCAATGCAGATAGAAGATGCTGCAGATATCGACTGGGAAGAAATTGCTTACACAATTGG GGATGTCACGCCGCGCTACATTCAGACACACTACTACAGGTTAAAGGTAGCCAGCGTTCCGATGTGGCAGAGCATGTCCTTCTGTG AGATCATCGACTTCCTCAACAGTAGAGTTCTCCCCGGTTTTGAAGAGCGCCTCCGAGTTCTGATAAACTCAGGAGAGATGGTGTCCAGAAACGATCCTCAAgagctctttctcctctctgagATCTTTGATAATGAGGACAGCGACTACTACAGCGAGGTTCAGAACAGTTAA